A segment of the Zingiber officinale cultivar Zhangliang chromosome 8B, Zo_v1.1, whole genome shotgun sequence genome:
ataaataatataaaaaataaaaaaacattaaaaaataaaaaaacacattaaaaagtaaaaaaatatacatgaaaaagaaaagtaaaaaaatattaataaataaataataataataataataataataataataatattattattattattattattattattattatgtatagttggttttgtaactgagggtaatacggtaaaatattaaactagggtattcattaaaaccttcaaacaaacaagtttttgttacattacctaggttgaaccaaacaacattggttatgttttattccccataatcttggttatgtgattaccagataatcacataaccaaggttatacatgatgacttgaaccaaacacaccctaaggtCTTATTTTAATTCCTAGGATTCAACCACCTTAATCAAAATTAGTTGAAAATAAAAGGGTGGTAGTTATGAAATGGGTAGTAAAAATTATTGAATGCCAATTTTAACAATAGATCATTTAAATTAAGACAAGATAAGTTGGTTAATCATTATTAGTTGGTTAATTACATGAAAGATATATTCTATACGTAAGTGCAGTATATATAAAGATATCATTAAGGCaataaaatagttaattaattttttttactaaatccaaataaaataaattataatatccTATTTACAAAACTCTTGATTTTCCCATTGATTTTCTTAAACTTAATAGGTTCTTttatttaaaactcaaatttaataaaaaataataaatatttattcattttatttttaaaaaatattaatacgaTATCAAGATTttatacaaataaattaagtgTTTATTAGAATTTCTTAATTAATAGATTTTACCTACCAATTTAAGTCCTTAATGctctaaattttatatttgttcacAACTTACAACACCAAACCAAccatcaagaaaaacaaatataATTGAATTTTGACAATGATTataatcaaatttataaaaaaGAGAAATATATATTTAGTAAGATATGCATTGAAGAATAAATTAATCTTTCTTTTATCCTTTATTCTATGTCATATAtttcacaaggaaaataaagataaattaaaTAAGTCATATAACATATAATCTGGAATCAATCCAATCCCATCAAAATTTTTTATCCGccactaaaataaataaacaaatctcACAAAGAACAGTCCAAATAGAACATCCCTTAATTACAGTTCCATTTAAAAGAAAAATCTCTACAAATATATTATAGCTAAAAATATAATATCTAGGTGACAATTTATAGCTCCAAGGACGGAAAATAAGGATACAAGCATACACTCGCCTTGCATTTTATAAAAAATGTCCACAGATCAATTCAAACACCTTGTAACGAGCAACAAATGTCAATAACGTAGAATCAAGACAAGATAGTCATGTAGGGTTTCTAAACTCAAATCACAGAGTTCATTCAAGAGAGAGTAAACTCACTGCTTGTAAGCTCAATTAACAAAAACTAACAATTTAATTTCATCTTCACACTTCTTGGACGTTCAAACCTGCAAGCAAAGATAAAGATCATTTGCACAGTTACCAAAACCAGCTATTGGTACATATATTCAATAGTTTTCTAAGAGAAAACATTGAACAAATTCTAACAGACAGTAACCCAAGTGAATTCTTGATTAGCCCATCCATTTTTTTTATTGTCTTAAATCAACTGCATAGAATAGTAAAAGTTGTATATGTGTAGATGAGAAACGTTAGTATGACTCCCACAACAGATTGATCCATCACTAACTTTTGTTCCATGAGTTTTGAGATATATAATTTCATTAATTTATCAGACCAGATACTGATTATGCGTACAAACTAATTTCTATGTTAGTTCAGCCTAAACAAaagcaaaattaaaataatagatTAGTGCATATCATGCTACTAACATTCAAGTGTGTGTAGGCATAAATTACTCTTATTATTTCAAGTATCATGGGAATCTACTAAGGATCAATTGCAGCCACAAAAACCAACCTGGGGGAAGAGATTGTTTCAGCTTGTTTGCCTTTTCAGAGTCGAACACACAAAGTGTGTATAGATACTTGGAGCAGCGGACCTTGAACTTGACCACGTCCTTGCTCCTCTTTATCTTAACTGACCTTGCATCCTTCCTTCTGGCAGTAAGAAGGAAATCCTTAATCTCATGAATTTGCTTTGGCTGCAAAATACatatattttttctaaatttagccaacagaagaggaaaaaaaaacaaaatttgcaCATCCTTCAACTTGATCACCCAATAAAATCCGCTCACTAGTACCAAAAATTACATCTCAATCATTTCATCCACACAGGTAGTAGATACAAATAGGAATTTATCAACAATAAACTAATCCAAATCACAGACTTGGCCAAATCTAGTGAACATTCTTCTGTACTGACTGGCTTAAGCTACTCTATACTAACTATGACTTAAGCTACGTCAAATTCAAGGAAAAAATCCACTAGAAATAATGGAATCTAGAATGTGAAGAACACAAGCAATAATGAAACAAAGCCATGTTACAACTAACAATACACAAATCAGAGCAAAATACTGTTAACAGGGAACAAGTTTCTTGATTTAATCAAAGGATGAACAAAAATAAAACCACCTTTGAAGGTTTTTGGTGTGTCACCTCGATGATCCTCGTGAGAAATACTAATTTGAGGTGACAGGGAAAGGAGTGAACGTCAATCTCATTATAGAGCGGCAAGAAAGCAAATTATAATTTCACGGCTGGGCTCCCTGACATAAATACCTCTGAAGAGGAATGCCCTAATGGTTTTCATCACAATTGTTATAAACATTTAAACTTATGATGATACTGAGTGAGATATCATACCTAGGTTTCAAAATTGCATTGAGTTTTTTTGGGTGGTCAATAATCTGGCCATTTCATTCAGAATCTAAAAAATATTGAATTCGCTCCAGTATGGTGTGTCCCATGAAATGGGTCTGGTGGCATATATTGAAAAGTGAAGCTCCAGATGATCCCTCACCCCAATTCGTCTGCTAGTCTGTATCCACTCTCCGGGAACAAGAGGAATTAATCACCTAGTCTCTATCCTTATGGGTGTTAGTATTCATTTTAACCGGTTTCTGCATGACCACAGCAGCTAGCCAGGGCAAATCAGTTTTTACTAAGAGATTTCTCACACCACAGTCCTAGACGATGCCTAAGCCTACCTAGGCATGCAGCTCTGTGTCAAGTATGAGCATCGGTCCTACCTTGTGTTCATTGAATGCAGATACCCATGCAGCTCTGTGTCAGGTATGAACATTGGCCCTACCTTGTGTTCATTGAATGCATCTACCCATGCAGCTCTGTGTCAGGTATGAACATTGGTCCTACCTTGTGTATGAATGCATCTACCACTCTTCCATTTGAATCCAATAGTGCCTACCCAAAGCCTGACATCATGGCTACATCCATGCGCAACTGTGGCCGTGATCTGCATTCTTACCCCAACGGAGGAGAAGAATCCAGTTGGTGACTCGTCTCTATACAATATTTCATTGCCATTCCCAATATTACACTGCTTCTCCAGAGACAATCAAAGAGCACATTGTAGTAAAAATATGTGCTTGTTGTGCCACTTGCACAACTTCAATCTCCAATTTCAAAAATCATGGGTCATCCAATCTCTTTCTATCTACGGAGAAGCAAACAGTTATTTTGACCCACTCCTGCATGTCATCGGTGACAAAGGAGCTTGAGAGTTCATTCAGCACTAA
Coding sequences within it:
- the LOC122014875 gene encoding 60S ribosomal protein L38 yields the protein MPKQIHEIKDFLLTARRKDARSVKIKRSKDVVKFKVRCSKYLYTLCVFDSEKANKLKQSLPPGLNVQEV